A window of Bacillota bacterium genomic DNA:
CGGTCCGCCAGATCATCTCCCGCGCCGTCGCCCCGGAAGAAGTGCTGGACATCTTCGCCGCGGCAGGGCTACACAAGCCCGACATCTCGATCCTCTCCGATGCGTTCCTGGCCGAGGTGCGGGGCATGCCCCAGAAGAACCTCGCGGTCGAGCTGCTCCAGAAGCTCCTCAAGGGTGAGATCCGCACCCGGCGCCGCAAGAACGTCGTCCAGGCCCGCTCGTTTGCGGAGATGCTGGAGCAGACGATCCGCCGGTATCAGAACCGCGCCATCGAGGCGGCGCAGGTGATCGAGGAGCTCATCCGGCTCGCGAAGGAAATGCGGGAAGCGAACGCCCGCGGCGAGGCGCTGGGCCTGTCGGAGGACGAGCTGGCGTTCTACGACGCACTCGAAACCAACGACAGCGCGGTCAAGGTGCTGGGCGACGACATGCTGCAAAAGATCGCCCGGGAGCTGGTCGAAACGGTGCGCAGCAACGTCACGATTGACTGGACCATGCGGGAGAACGTCCGCGCGCACCTCCGGGTGCTCGTCAAGCGCATCCTGCGCAAATACGGCTACCCGCCGGACAAGCAGGAGAAGGCGACGCAGACGGTGCTGGAACAGGCCGAGGTCCTGTCGGCTGAATGGGCGGCGACGCGAGGGGAATAGTCTTTAAGGCCCTAAGATGCCTGTAATTTCTTGACAGGCAAACATCCTGATTGCTACAATCAAATCAAGCGGACGGCAAACAGCGCCGCCGCGCATTTGCAGCGCTTTCACGTTCATTAGACGTATGAAAGATTCGTCATATTTGGAACGCTTCAAGGGAGGGTTTAAGGTGAACCTAACCAACACCTCGATCTTTGAACTGAGTCCATCGGAAAAACTTCAGCTTGTGGAAGATTTGTGGGATGACCTTGCAGCTACTCCTGAAGCGGTACCGGTTCACGACTGGCAAAAGGAGGAGCTGGCCCGGAGAAAGGCCCGCCTGATGGGAAACCCGGCCTCCGAACTCGCGTGGGAAGAAG
This region includes:
- a CDS encoding addiction module protein, encoding MNLTNTSIFELSPSEKLQLVEDLWDDLAATPEAVPVHDWQKEELARRKARLMGNPASELAWEEVKRRIRSHYGR